One region of Purpureocillium takamizusanense chromosome 4, complete sequence genomic DNA includes:
- a CDS encoding uncharacterized protein (EggNog:ENOG503NTX2~COG:Q) — MSEAADTSTQPKATHNSPRTWLLTAALSPLAVRLIRQLLSHGDCVVACLPPHEIEHDERSAEFRDLINECKSVRKDREGWKDRIRGIRCDGRMSSCGAAVAEAVHVFGRIDILLCCRSEAVVATVEELSTTPVTQNLVRDQFEALFFSQVNFIKATLPVLKRQHTGHIMILTSTGGHIGTPGMSMYTAATWALEGFCDSLAYEIAPFNIKVTIVQPNKEVQSLTNRLTFAPQISAYVDIFNNAPSIRDMLINVLNTDPETAVPDPPDVAESEATPSTPDSMSLEPEPGRGEIFHRYPRLPPGAADKLVTETVHALTAIGGHENPPSRHIVGLDGAIAVKEKLKTVTEEMEDFVDASLAVDIFDSELKEEARVGKRRESSPIAEPSTG; from the exons ATGTCGGAAGCCGCTGACACCTCCACGCAACCCAAAGCCACACACAACTCGCCTCGCACATGGCTGCTGACGGCCGCCCTCTCGCCTCTGGCCGTGCGCCTCATCCGTCAGCTGCTGTCCCACGGCGACTGCGTTGTCGCCTGTCTACCGCCCCACGAGATCGAGCACGACGAACGCAGTGCAGAATTCCGCGATCTCATCAACGAGTGTAAGAGCGTCCGCAAGGACCGCGAGGGCTGGAAGGACCGCATCCGCGGCATACGCTGCGATGGTCGCATGAGCTCctgcggcgctgccgtcgccgaggccgtccatGTCTTTGGCAGGATTGATATTCTCCTATGCTGCAGGTCAGAAG CCGTTGTCGCAACCGTCGAGGAACTTTCTACCACGCCCGTCACCCAGAACCTCGTGAGGGACCAGTTCGAGGCTCTGTTTTTCTCACAGGTCAACTTCATCAAGGCCACCCTGCCGGTCCTGAAGCGCCAGCACACTGGCCACATTATGATTCTTaccagcaccggcggccaCATCGGCACCCCGGGCATGTCCATGTACACGGCCGCAACGTGGGCCCTCGAGGGCTTCTGCGACTCGCTGGCCTATGAGATCGCCCCCTTCAACATCAAGGTCACCATCGTTCAGCCAAATAAGGAGGTCCAGTCGCTCACCAACCGCCTCACGTTCGCGCCCCAGATCTCTGCCTACGTTGACATTTTCAACAACGCCCCGAGCATCCGCGACATGCTCATCAACGTCCTCAACACGGACCCCGAGACGGCCGTGCCCGACCCCCCCGACGTTGCCGAGTCCGAGGCTACCCCGTCTACCCCCGACAGCATGTCTCTCGAACCCGAGCCCGGTCGCGGCGAGATCTTCCATCGATACCCGCGCCTACCGCCCGGCGCAGCTGATAAGCTCGTCACCGAGACGGTGCACGCACTCACGGCCATTGGCGGCCACGAGAACCCGCCCTCGCGCCATATCGTGGGCTTGGACGGCGCGATCGCCGTTaaggagaagctcaagaCGGTCACGGAAGAGATGGAGGATTTCGTCGACGCGAGCCTGGCTGTCGACATTTTTGACAGCGAACTCAAGGAAGAGGCCCGGGTTGGCAAGCGGCGGGAGTCGTCCCCGATCGCTGAGCCGTCAACGGGATAA